Proteins from one Mycobacterium adipatum genomic window:
- a CDS encoding alpha/beta fold hydrolase: protein MTNGLHTYRYGPSRPAQILGVHGLTGHGRRWETLSEGYLPEFSVLAPDLIGHGRSTWSAPWTVEANVAALAALLDAEGGAPVLVVGHSFGGAVALALATARPDLVSGLVLLDPAVALDGAWMAEIADAMLASPDYPDREEATADKLSGSWGEVAARYPDELTRELDEHLIALPNGRLGWRISIPAAMSYWSELTRPIPLPPSTTPTTLIRATRTTPPYATDELIGALRGALGERFTLVELDCDHMVAQALPAETAAVIRGHLA from the coding sequence GTGACCAACGGCCTCCACACCTACCGTTATGGCCCCTCCCGGCCGGCTCAGATCCTGGGCGTGCACGGACTCACCGGGCATGGGCGGCGCTGGGAAACCCTGTCCGAGGGGTACCTGCCCGAGTTCTCGGTACTGGCACCGGATCTGATCGGACACGGCCGGTCCACCTGGTCGGCGCCGTGGACGGTGGAGGCCAACGTGGCGGCGCTGGCGGCGCTGCTGGACGCCGAGGGAGGCGCGCCGGTACTGGTGGTCGGGCACTCGTTCGGCGGCGCGGTGGCGCTCGCCCTGGCCACGGCTCGGCCCGATCTGGTCTCCGGGCTGGTGTTGCTGGATCCGGCGGTGGCGCTGGACGGCGCCTGGATGGCCGAGATCGCCGACGCGATGCTGGCCTCCCCCGACTACCCCGACCGCGAGGAGGCCACCGCCGACAAGCTGTCCGGGTCGTGGGGCGAGGTCGCCGCCCGCTATCCCGACGAGTTGACCCGCGAACTCGACGAGCACCTGATCGCACTCCCCAACGGTCGCCTGGGCTGGCGCATCAGCATCCCGGCCGCGATGTCGTACTGGAGCGAGCTGACCCGGCCGATCCCGTTGCCGCCCAGCACGACACCCACGACACTGATCCGCGCCACCCGCACCACGCCGCCGTACGCGACCGATGAGCTCATCGGTGCGCTGCGCGGGGCGCTGGGTGAGCGTTTCACACTGGTCGAGCTGGACTGCGACCACATGGTCGCCCAGGCGCTGCCCGCAGAGACCGCGGCCGTCATCCGCGGGCATCTGGCCTGA